From Pseudomonas putida, one genomic window encodes:
- a CDS encoding COX15/CtaA family protein, producing MARPGFRLAVFATLLALLVVLLGAYTRLTHAGLGCPDWPGCYGFISVPKTDAQLAHAELHFPEHPVEVAKGWAEMVHRYFAGTLAVVIALLAFQAVRRHSRDGQPYRLPVLLLGAVLAQAAFGMWTVTLKLWPQVVTAHLLGGFTTLALLFLLSLRLSRAFAPLPKLPLSLRRIAALALLVVIGQIALGGWVSSNYAAVACIDLPTCHGQWWPAADFSNGFHLTQHVGPNYLGGQLDSDARTAIHISHRLGALLVTGVLLMLSWKLHRCGLSGLGRLVLLVLALQVGLGISNVMLHLPLAVAVAHNAGGALLLLSMVLVNYRIRVVDKVRVGQGWRLTPVTGVGAPHHLRNASWRRF from the coding sequence ATGGCCAGACCTGGATTCCGCCTCGCTGTGTTCGCCACCCTGCTGGCACTGCTGGTCGTACTGCTCGGTGCGTATACCCGCCTGACTCATGCTGGCCTCGGCTGCCCCGACTGGCCTGGCTGCTATGGCTTCATCAGCGTGCCGAAAACCGACGCGCAGCTGGCCCATGCCGAACTGCACTTCCCCGAGCACCCGGTGGAGGTCGCCAAGGGCTGGGCCGAGATGGTCCATCGTTACTTTGCCGGCACGCTTGCCGTAGTGATCGCCCTGCTCGCCTTCCAAGCCGTGCGCCGGCATTCACGCGACGGCCAGCCCTACCGCCTGCCGGTGCTGCTGCTGGGCGCAGTGCTGGCCCAGGCGGCATTCGGCATGTGGACAGTAACCCTCAAGCTGTGGCCGCAGGTCGTCACCGCACATCTGCTGGGTGGCTTCACTACCCTGGCCTTGCTGTTCCTGCTATCGCTGCGTCTATCTCGGGCCTTTGCGCCATTACCGAAACTACCGCTGAGCTTGCGACGGATCGCTGCCTTGGCGCTGCTGGTAGTGATCGGGCAGATTGCCCTGGGCGGCTGGGTCAGTTCCAACTATGCGGCCGTTGCCTGCATTGACCTGCCGACCTGCCATGGCCAGTGGTGGCCGGCAGCGGACTTCAGCAACGGCTTCCACCTGACCCAGCACGTGGGCCCCAATTACTTGGGCGGGCAACTGGACAGCGATGCGCGCACGGCCATCCATATCAGCCATCGGCTGGGCGCTCTTCTGGTCACTGGTGTGTTGCTGATGCTCAGCTGGAAGCTGCACCGCTGTGGCTTGTCTGGGTTGGGGCGCCTGGTACTGCTGGTGCTGGCGCTGCAGGTAGGCCTGGGCATCAGCAACGTGATGTTGCACCTGCCGCTGGCGGTGGCGGTGGCGCATAACGCAGGCGGCGCACTGTTGCTGCTGAGCATGGTGCTGGTCAACTACCGTATCCGTGTCGTCGACAAGGTGCGTGTGGGCCAAGGCTGGCGCCTCACGCCGGTGACAGGCGTGGGCGCGCCCCATCACTTGAGGAACGCTTCGTGGCGACGCTTTTAA
- the cyoE gene encoding heme o synthase: MATLLSAQRAGWRDYLELTKPKVVVLMLITSLVGMFLATRAGVPWRVLLFGNLGIALCAGAAATVNHVLDRRIDALMARTHKRPLAEGRVAPVPALLFALALALLGMALLLVFTNALAAWLTLASLLGYAVLYTGFLKRATPQNIVIGGLAGAAPPLLGWVAVSGHVSAEPLLLVLIIFAWTPPHFWALAIHRKQEYAKADIPMLPVTHGERYTKLHILLYTLILLAVTLLPYAIHMSGPLYLACAIALGLRFLQWAWVLYRGSRPHAAIGTFKYSIGYLFALFIALLVDHYLLLNL; encoded by the coding sequence GTGGCGACGCTTTTAAGTGCCCAACGTGCGGGCTGGCGCGACTATCTGGAGCTGACCAAGCCCAAGGTGGTGGTGCTGATGCTGATCACTTCGCTGGTAGGCATGTTCCTGGCGACCCGTGCCGGGGTGCCTTGGCGTGTGCTGCTGTTCGGCAATCTGGGGATTGCCCTGTGCGCGGGGGCCGCGGCGACGGTCAACCATGTGTTGGACCGGCGCATCGATGCGCTGATGGCCCGCACCCACAAGCGGCCGCTGGCCGAGGGGCGGGTCGCGCCGGTGCCGGCACTGTTATTCGCCCTCGCCCTGGCGCTGCTGGGTATGGCCCTGTTGCTGGTGTTCACCAACGCCCTCGCTGCCTGGCTGACGCTTGCCTCTCTACTCGGCTATGCGGTGCTCTACACCGGCTTTCTCAAGCGCGCGACCCCGCAGAACATCGTTATCGGAGGCCTGGCAGGCGCGGCCCCGCCGCTGCTTGGCTGGGTGGCAGTGAGTGGCCATGTCAGTGCCGAGCCCTTGTTGCTGGTGCTGATCATCTTCGCCTGGACGCCACCACACTTCTGGGCGCTGGCCATTCACCGCAAGCAGGAGTACGCCAAGGCCGATATCCCGATGCTGCCGGTGACCCACGGCGAGCGCTACACCAAGCTGCACATCTTGCTCTACACCCTGATCCTGCTGGCGGTGACCCTGCTGCCCTACGCCATCCACATGAGCGGCCCGTTGTATCTGGCCTGCGCCATCGCCCTTGGTCTGCGCTTCCTGCAATGGGCCTGGGTGTTGTACCGTGGCAGCCGGCCGCACGCGGCGATCGGCACCTTCAAGTACTCTATCGGGTACCTGTTCGCGCTGTTCATCGCGTTGCTTGTTGACCACTACCTGTTGCTGAACCTATGA
- a CDS encoding SCO family protein produces the protein MTRTQKTVFILVALVALIMGLTVNKVLNGSDQPNPTQLIDAGIILLPQSRTVADVTMTNQDGQPVQLDELKGKWSLLFFGYTYCPDICPTTLAQLRQVKSELPKEAVDRLQVVLVSVDPNRDTPNQLKQYLGYFDKDFVGVAGSIEDTQKLANALSIPFIPADTSKPGYTVDHSGNLAIVGPDGRQRGFIRAPFNNQKLVAQLPGLVKRD, from the coding sequence ATGACCCGAACCCAGAAAACCGTCTTCATCCTCGTTGCCCTGGTCGCGTTGATCATGGGCCTGACCGTCAACAAGGTGCTCAATGGCAGTGACCAGCCAAACCCCACGCAGTTGATCGATGCCGGCATCATCCTCCTGCCGCAGAGCCGCACGGTCGCCGACGTGACCATGACCAACCAGGACGGCCAGCCGGTGCAGCTGGACGAGCTCAAGGGCAAATGGTCGCTGCTGTTCTTTGGCTACACCTATTGCCCGGATATCTGCCCTACTACCCTGGCGCAGTTGCGGCAGGTGAAGAGCGAGCTGCCCAAGGAAGCGGTCGACCGCCTGCAGGTGGTACTGGTGAGTGTCGATCCGAACCGCGACACGCCGAACCAGCTCAAGCAGTACCTGGGCTATTTCGACAAGGATTTCGTCGGCGTGGCGGGGTCGATCGAAGATACTCAGAAGCTGGCCAATGCCTTGAGCATTCCGTTCATCCCGGCCGATACCAGCAAGCCCGGTTATACCGTGGATCACAGCGGCAACCTGGCGATTGTCGGGCCGGACGGTCGTCAGCGTGGGTTCATCCGGGCGCCGTTCAACAACCAGAAGCTGGTGGCGCAGTTGCCGGGGCTTGTGAAGCGCGATTGA
- a CDS encoding polyamine ABC transporter substrate-binding protein yields the protein MARLKRLLAPLIAATLCAGALQAQAEQRTLRVYNWFDYITPQTLTSFQKDSGVKLVYDIFDTNEALEAKLLTGNSGYDVVVPSNVFLAKQIEAGVFQPLDRSKLPNWQHLDPALMKLIEANDPGNKFAVPYMYGTVLIGFNPDKVKAVLGDKAPVDSWDLLFKEENIAKLKQCGVALLDSPSEILPLALQYLGLDPNSSKPGDYKQAQALLLKIRPYITYFHSSKYMADIANGDICVAVGYSGSFSQAANRARDAKNGVVVDMRLPKEGAPIWFDMLAIPKGAANPEDAHTFINYLLRPEVIAPISDFVGYPNPNKDATDQVSPAIRNNPNLYPTPEAMAKLYTLKPLTREAERARTRAWTRIKSGT from the coding sequence ATGGCCAGACTCAAGCGCCTGCTCGCCCCACTCATCGCGGCCACCCTGTGCGCCGGCGCCCTTCAGGCGCAAGCCGAACAGCGCACCTTGCGCGTGTACAACTGGTTCGATTACATCACCCCGCAAACCTTGACCAGCTTCCAGAAGGACAGCGGCGTCAAGCTGGTCTACGACATTTTCGACACCAACGAAGCCCTGGAGGCGAAGCTGTTAACGGGTAACTCCGGCTACGACGTGGTAGTGCCGTCCAACGTGTTCCTCGCCAAGCAGATAGAGGCGGGGGTGTTCCAGCCACTGGACCGCAGCAAGCTGCCGAACTGGCAACACCTGGACCCGGCATTGATGAAGCTGATCGAGGCCAACGACCCGGGCAACAAGTTCGCCGTGCCTTACATGTACGGCACGGTGCTGATCGGTTTCAACCCAGACAAGGTCAAGGCAGTACTGGGCGACAAGGCTCCGGTGGACAGCTGGGACCTGCTCTTCAAGGAAGAGAACATCGCCAAGCTCAAGCAGTGCGGCGTAGCGCTGCTCGACTCGCCATCAGAGATCCTGCCTCTGGCGTTGCAATACCTCGGGCTGGACCCCAACAGCAGCAAGCCAGGTGACTACAAGCAAGCCCAAGCCCTGCTGCTGAAGATCCGCCCGTATATCACCTACTTCCACTCTTCCAAGTACATGGCGGACATCGCCAACGGCGATATCTGCGTTGCCGTTGGTTATTCCGGCAGCTTCTCCCAGGCCGCAAACCGCGCCCGAGATGCGAAGAACGGTGTGGTGGTGGACATGCGGCTGCCCAAGGAGGGCGCGCCGATCTGGTTCGACATGCTGGCGATTCCGAAAGGCGCCGCCAACCCGGAGGATGCGCATACGTTCATCAACTACCTGCTGCGCCCAGAGGTGATTGCGCCGATCAGCGACTTTGTCGGCTACCCGAACCCGAACAAGGATGCGACGGATCAGGTCAGCCCAGCGATTCGCAATAATCCCAACCTGTATCCGACCCCTGAGGCAATGGCCAAGCTGTACACGCTCAAGCCTTTGACGCGTGAGGCAGAGCGGGCGCGGACGCGGGCCTGGACCAGGATCAAGTCCGGGACTTGA
- a CDS encoding histone deacetylase family protein produces MLTIYSDDHRLHHGRCELIDGKLMPCFEMPSRADHVLEQVKKRNLGAVQAPTDFGRAPLQRIHSADYLDFFEGAWARWAALGQEGDLLPFTWPARTLRQVKPTGLHGELGYYSFDAGAPITAGTWQAAYSAAQVALTAQAAIEQGAHAAFALCRPPGHHAAAEVMGGYCYLNNAAIAAQAFLDQGRAKVAILDVDYHHGNGTQDIFYHREDVFFASIHGDPQDEFPFFLGYADETGAGAGAGCNINYPLPAGSDWAAWSAALEDACTRIAGYDADVLVISLGVDTFKDDPISQFKLDSPDYLEMGKRIAQLGKPTLFVMEGGYAVEEIGINAVNVLEGFQLAQPGAR; encoded by the coding sequence ATGCTGACGATCTATTCCGATGACCACCGCCTGCACCACGGCCGCTGCGAGCTGATCGACGGCAAACTGATGCCCTGCTTCGAAATGCCGTCGCGCGCTGACCATGTGCTCGAGCAAGTGAAAAAGCGCAACCTCGGTGCTGTCCAGGCCCCGACCGATTTCGGCCGTGCACCGCTGCAGCGCATCCACAGCGCCGACTATCTCGACTTCTTCGAAGGTGCCTGGGCGCGTTGGGCCGCGTTGGGTCAGGAAGGCGACCTGCTGCCCTTCACCTGGCCAGCTCGCACCTTGCGCCAGGTCAAACCCACCGGCCTGCATGGCGAACTGGGTTACTACAGTTTCGATGCCGGCGCGCCCATCACAGCGGGTACCTGGCAAGCCGCCTACAGCGCAGCACAGGTTGCCCTCACCGCCCAGGCTGCAATCGAGCAAGGCGCCCATGCGGCCTTCGCCCTGTGCCGCCCACCAGGGCATCACGCCGCCGCTGAGGTGATGGGAGGTTACTGCTACCTGAACAACGCCGCGATCGCAGCCCAAGCCTTCCTCGACCAGGGCAGGGCCAAGGTGGCTATCCTCGACGTCGACTACCACCATGGCAATGGCACCCAGGACATCTTCTACCACCGCGAAGACGTGTTCTTCGCCTCGATCCACGGCGACCCGCAAGACGAGTTCCCGTTCTTTTTGGGCTACGCGGACGAAACCGGCGCAGGTGCGGGCGCTGGCTGCAACATCAACTATCCGCTGCCAGCGGGCAGTGACTGGGCCGCCTGGAGCGCTGCGCTGGAGGATGCCTGCACGCGCATCGCCGGCTACGACGCTGACGTGCTTGTCATCTCACTGGGGGTGGATACCTTCAAGGATGACCCTATCTCTCAGTTCAAGCTGGACAGCCCGGACTACCTGGAAATGGGCAAGCGTATCGCCCAGCTCGGCAAGCCGACCTTGTTCGTGATGGAAGGCGGCTACGCAGTGGAAGAAATCGGTATCAACGCGGTCAATGTGCTGGAAGGTTTCCAGCTCGCCCAGCCAGGAGCCCGATAA